In the genome of Mycteria americana isolate JAX WOST 10 ecotype Jacksonville Zoo and Gardens chromosome 7, USCA_MyAme_1.0, whole genome shotgun sequence, one region contains:
- the LOC142412204 gene encoding heat shock protein beta-7-like, protein MASLGSAPAYRAERIGAYGQGHGEPRFEGDRRHGPFGARAHEPFGYPGSPGAMCPCCLGTWVRAQGDTYQVVADVSQFEPPDIVVTTSNCHVAIQAEKVAEDGTVCDTFTHKCQLPEDTDPLSVSCALTEAGTLVITARRRAGTRPGEPPQPLYRSEATL, encoded by the exons ATGGCCTCGCTCGGCTCGGCCCCCGCGTACCGCGCCGAGCGCATCGGTGCCTACGGCCAGGGGCATGGCGAGCCCCGCTTCGAGGGCGACCGGCGGCATGGCCCCTTCGGGGCACGGGCACATGAGCCCTTCGGGTACCCAG GGTCCCCAGGCGCCATGTGCCCCTGCTGCCTGGGCACCTGGGTGCGTGCCCAGGGTGACACCTACCAGGTGGTGGCCGACGTCAGCCAGTTCGAGCCCCCCGACATCGTGGTGACCACCTCCAACTGCCACGTCGCCATCCAGGCCGAGAAG GTGGCTGAGGACGGCACCGTCTGCGACACCTTCACCCACAAGTGCCAGCTGCCCGAGGACACGGACCCGCTGTCGGTGAGCTGCGCCCTCACCGAGGCCGGCACGCTGGTCATCACCGCCCGGCGCCGTGCCGGCACCCGCCCCGGCGAGCCCCCGCAGCCACTGTACCGCAGCGAGGCCACACTGTGA